Below is a window of Arabidopsis thaliana chromosome 2, partial sequence DNA.
AGTTAGATCACAAGCATTTTCAGATGCAACGGATGCTGATACAGTGATGAGAGTGGATCAAAAGGGAAAACGAGAGCATCAACTTCTGAGTATGAAGCAGAAAGAACTAAGTCATGCCTCTGAGCTTAGCTCGTGTATCTCTCCAGGATCAGAGAAATTTAGAACAGTTGAATGTCAAGACAGAAGGCATGATGTAGAAGGCGAGTGTTCAAGTCCGGTGAGTGTGATGGAAAGAAACCAAGAGAAACCATGCTTGTTGGATCAAAACATTCCCACAATGTCAtccaaaaaggaaagagatcCTTCACCTAACAGGCGGTTTAGCTTCAGTTTTAGTCAGATGAGTAGAAGTTTCAGTTCCAAAGAAAGCTCATCGTCATTGTCAAGCACATCTCATGCTTCAGCTAAATCAGGTCCTTTGACATTCACCAACTCAGTTTACACCACTCACTCGACCAGAACAAAGTCTAATGGTCACAACAGAACTAGATCAGGTCCTATATTGAAACCCAAGAccgaaaaaaataatgtacCATCATTACAAGTGGCTTCAAAACCTTCCAACACAAGACCACCAACCAAGGAAAAGAAGCAAAGCAGCTCAAGAGTTCACGCTCTTTTACAATTCACATTGAGAAAAGGTATCAATCTGTTTCAGTTCGTTGTTGGAGACAACAGCAATAATGTTCTCGCAGCTACCATGAAGAGTTCAGATTCTTCTACACGGTCTTACACATTGTACACCGTCAACGAAGTAAAGAACAAGACCGGAAACTGGTTAAGCCGCCACAAGAACGAACATCCATTTGTACATACAATCATCGGCGAAATGAAGACTGTTACTACTTTTACTTCAGATTCATCAATCCACAAATCAGAAACTGTTTTGTTCGGTGTTGACTCGACTAATGAAGAGCTTGCAGCAATAGTTCAGACAAGAAACACAACTACAATAATACTCCCAAGTGGAGTTCACACATTGCCTAAAGACGGTAACAATTCTCCTCTCCCGTTGATTAACCGGTGGAAAACCGGTGGAGAATGTGACTGCGGTGGTTGGGACATCGGTTGCAAACTCCGTGTCCTGTCTTATAATCATacaaagactcaaactttGTCAAGCTTTCAATTGTTTGATCAGGTAAACTAACTTGTTCACTTCAAGCAGCTTTCGGGTATCGATGGTTTGAGTCATTTTTCaacaatttgatttgattctcaCAGGAAAGAGACGAGCCAGCTTTCAAAATGGTGAGCCACGGCGATGAACTCCACTCTGTTGAGTTTGGCTCATCGATCTCTCTCTTGGAAGCGTTCTTTATTTCGTTAGCAGTAACTAGTCATCAGAGTTGGTGtcaggaggaagaagaagaagaagtggttgTGATCGGAGATTGTCtgttaaagagagaaacacCGGCGAAGTACGCAACGAACCCACCGGTTTCTCCAATCGGTCGGGTCTAGAGGCAGAGAGAGTTGGGCTTAGACAGTGTTGGATCTGGTTTGGGCTGGGCTTTAATATAATTGTAATTAAGAATTACATGGCATAATTAATCGTTTAGAATTTGGGTAATGTACAAAATAGTGAAATGCATTTATGAATAATATAGTGCTTATGGTTTTTCCTATAGTCCTTTGAAAAAAATCGAACTGAaattattttcagaaaaacTCATTTCGAGACGTTTTTTCGGTTGAATCAAaactattttagattttagtatTTGATGATAAAAGGAATAGAGAGGCATGTGAGGAAGAAACCGTATTTGACAGACATGCTTCGCTGCATTACCCTACGTACTCACATGCTTCTCCAAATCATATTCCTCCACGTgtagtgtttttttcttctttctcaattaGATATAGTTAAACcttaattaagttttgttaaGATTTGCAAATTGGCCACTTACTTAACTCTGGTTACCCCGACATTACcttcgaaattttaaattaaagcgTCAATAACGGTTGGTGGGTTTCATCTCGTGACCACTGactactttttagttttacttaCTGAACAAAAAAGCTCTTTATCAGAATTTTGAATATACCACTTGTTTCCTATTTCGGATAAAttgatcatataaaattataaagtaAAGGTTTTTCTCTTAgaagataaattttttttctccaaatttgCATaccatttaaaaaatgaaaaagactcttttaaaacaaaacacaggCTGGGACTGATAATATGATATTCTAGAATCTTtcctgaaaaagaaaacttacatAGAAACTTCTTCTTACTATGAactttttgtaaaagaaaaaaaaaggttcgaAATGagtgaaaatgattttaacGTGCATTAAACTTGTTTGATATGAATCAATTCATGTAATAGGATTGAATGCTGATAGTAACATCATACTTATTTTCTgacaataatttaataaatgagTACACTTGTTCTAAAGTTCTCTTTGAGAATTCTAGAATACAAGTCTGCTTAATCAAAAGGCTATTTTAAGataaatgaatttttaaaaaggttaagAAAACGTATGAAAGACTTACTGTGATGGACATATCAATCGACAGTTATtgggagtttttttttggagtagcaaagaaatgtaagaaaaaataatgagaagaagataaaagccAAAGTTGTGAGGCTTGTCGGACCAAAAATGGCCAAAATGCTAGCAATCCTTGAAAACAAGTGATGGTAACTGGAACACCAAAATTTAATGGGTTGATTGAATCATTGAAAGATTTGactttcaatatttttgatattttcctAAGGAGACTTTTATGACTTTTCTTTCATTAGTCTCTCTAgccaaatttgttttgcaCGGCTCACATTTTGCCTTCAACAATTTTCATTACTTGATCTAACATAGTTACTTCTTAAaaaggcaaaacaaaatttactttaatagctgagtttcttttttgtttctttaccaTTTAAATCATATAGAATGGCTAACCATATTTGAAATAGTATTGAATCGAATGTATCTACCATTAGACCACCATGAATGATTTCATTTATACTCATGTATTTTACAGTTTGTTAAGTTGAttcatatactaatttaacAACTGATAATTGTTACACATCCATTAAGCTTTCATCAATACTTAAATTAATagcaaaaatgaataattaacAGCTAAATACACCCAAATT
It encodes the following:
- a CDS encoding hypothetical protein (DUF3527) (Protein of unknown function (DUF3527); FUNCTIONS IN: molecular_function unknown; INVOLVED IN: biological_process unknown; LOCATED IN: plasma membrane, chloroplast envelope; CONTAINS InterPro DOMAIN/s: Protein of unknown function DUF3527 (InterPro:IPR021916); BEST Arabidopsis thaliana protein match is: Protein of unknown function (DUF3527) (TAIR:AT5G01030.2); Has 289 Blast hits to 262 proteins in 54 species: Archae - 0; Bacteria - 9; Metazoa - 59; Fungi - 32; Plants - 123; Viruses - 0; Other Eukaryotes - 66 (source: NCBI BLink).), with amino-acid sequence MLDPPRYLRRTKEDFRGKALSFGVLDWKQFEKWKDTNADGTKEACCSYAETAASSLELDLSTGVVKRLEVDSKSQQMRNQSFSVRSQAFSDATDADTVMRVDQKGKREHQLLSMKQKELSHASELSSCISPGSEKFRTVECQDRRHDVEGECSSPVSVMERNQEKPCLLDQNIPTMSSKKERDPSPNRRFSFSFSQMSRSFSSKESSSSLSSTSHASAKSGPLTFTNSVYTTHSTRTKSNGHNRTRSGPILKPKTEKNNVPSLQVASKPSNTRPPTKEKKQSSSRVHALLQFTLRKGINLFQFVVGDNSNNVLAATMKSSDSSTRSYTLYTVNEVKNKTGNWLSRHKNEHPFVHTIIGEMKTVTTFTSDSSIHKSETVLFGVDSTNEELAAIVQTRNTTTIILPSGVHTLPKDGNNSPLPLINRWKTGGECDCGGWDIGCKLRVLSYNHTKTQTLSSFQLFDQERDEPAFKMVSHGDELHSVEFGSSISLLEAFFISLAVTSHQSWCQEEEEEEVVVIGDCLLKRETPAKYATNPPVSPIGRV